In Streptomyces sp. NBC_01381, a genomic segment contains:
- a CDS encoding GNAT family N-acetyltransferase, whose protein sequence is MASSSEPRWQLTSDLDEFRSRARDFLHSAPALHTALLSVTETLRTRGLNAYGDGAPLFGVLADGDGADSDGAVTGAFVWTPPHGLALSPLTDASAADELAAVLADAGRQLPGVGGEETTAAAFADAWQRRTGAVATVAYRQRLYRLGTLTPPEPSPQGGARVATAADRELLARWHTEFEESVGGHAGMEAGAWADTRIAYGGATLWETPDGTPVAMAGNTRQVAGQVRVAPVYTPADLRGRGYAGAATVAVSRAALDAGADEVLLFTDLENPTSNGLYQRIGYRPVRDFTLYDFTA, encoded by the coding sequence ATGGCCTCATCTTCCGAACCCCGCTGGCAGCTGACCTCCGACCTCGATGAATTCCGGTCCCGCGCACGGGACTTCCTGCACTCCGCTCCCGCCCTGCACACCGCGCTGCTCAGCGTCACCGAGACGCTGCGTACGCGGGGCCTTAATGCGTACGGGGATGGGGCGCCCCTCTTCGGAGTCCTCGCCGACGGTGATGGCGCCGACAGTGACGGCGCCGTGACCGGTGCCTTCGTGTGGACACCGCCGCACGGCCTCGCCCTGAGCCCGCTCACCGACGCCTCCGCCGCCGACGAGCTCGCCGCGGTGCTCGCCGACGCGGGGCGTCAACTGCCGGGCGTCGGCGGCGAGGAGACCACCGCGGCCGCGTTCGCCGACGCCTGGCAGCGGCGCACCGGGGCCGTCGCCACCGTCGCCTACCGGCAGCGGCTGTACCGCCTGGGCACGCTCACCCCACCCGAGCCGTCACCGCAGGGCGGCGCGCGCGTCGCCACCGCCGCGGACCGGGAGCTCCTGGCGCGCTGGCACACGGAGTTCGAGGAGTCCGTCGGCGGGCACGCGGGGATGGAGGCGGGCGCATGGGCCGACACCCGCATCGCCTACGGAGGCGCCACCCTGTGGGAAACCCCCGACGGCACGCCCGTCGCCATGGCGGGCAACACCCGCCAGGTCGCGGGCCAGGTCCGGGTCGCGCCCGTCTACACCCCCGCCGACCTGCGCGGCCGCGGCTACGCGGGAGCCGCCACCGTCGCGGTGAGCCGGGCCGCGCTGGACGCCGGGGCGGACGAGGTGCTGCTCTTCACGGACCTCGAAAACCCCACGAGCAACGGGCTGTACCAGCGGATCGGCTATCGGCCGGTGCGGGACTTCACGTTGTACGACTTCACGGCGTAG
- a CDS encoding pyridoxal 5'-phosphate synthase, with the protein MTEIPEATTAAPTSATDPESQGRALLRTLKVWDTELPALDPAAVPAEPLPLFWQWFVEVAQAGQVEPHTMSLATADETGRPDVRTIMLHDADAAGWHFGSHAGSAKGRQLAARPDAALGFYWPAQGRQVRVRGRVTAAGPAESRADLARRSPGALASALVGRQSEALPSYEDLVAASETAWQRAQAEPDAPAPSWTLYVLAPEEVEFFQGDARRRHVRLRYRRAADGSWARELLWP; encoded by the coding sequence ATGACCGAGATCCCTGAGGCGACGACCGCTGCCCCGACATCCGCCACCGACCCCGAGTCCCAGGGCCGCGCCCTGCTCCGCACCCTGAAGGTGTGGGACACCGAACTGCCCGCCCTCGACCCTGCGGCGGTCCCCGCCGAACCGCTCCCCCTCTTCTGGCAGTGGTTCGTGGAGGTCGCGCAGGCGGGGCAGGTGGAGCCGCACACGATGAGCCTCGCCACGGCGGACGAGACGGGACGTCCCGACGTACGGACGATCATGCTGCACGACGCGGACGCGGCCGGCTGGCACTTCGGCTCGCACGCGGGCAGCGCCAAGGGCCGCCAGCTCGCGGCGCGCCCCGATGCGGCGCTCGGCTTCTACTGGCCCGCGCAGGGGCGCCAGGTCCGGGTGCGCGGCAGGGTCACGGCCGCGGGCCCCGCCGAGAGCCGTGCCGACCTCGCGCGACGCTCGCCGGGGGCGCTGGCGTCGGCGCTGGTCGGCAGGCAGAGCGAAGCACTGCCGTCGTACGAGGATCTGGTCGCCGCGAGCGAGACCGCCTGGCAACGGGCACAGGCGGAACCGGACGCACCGGCACCGAGCTGGACGCTGTATGTGCTCGCCCCAGAGGAGGTCGAGTTCTTCCAGGGCGACGCACGACGCCGGCATGTGCGACTGCGCTACCGGCGTGCGGCGGACGGGAGTTGGGCCCGGGAGCTGCTGTGGCCCTGA
- a CDS encoding acetyl-CoA acetyltransferase, whose translation MAAATASATRSPSPSPSPSRKVAVVGVALSDCGRVDEATPYALHAQAARRALADSGLGRDVIDGIASAGLGTLAPVEVAEYLGLKPRWVDSTSVGGATWEVMAAHAAEAIAAGRANAVLLVYGSTARADIKAKRRTSNLSFGARGPLQFEVPYGHSLIAKYAMAARRHMHEYGTTLEQLASVAVQARANAATNPDAMFREPITVDEVLSGPMIADPFTKLHCCIRSDGGCAVLLAAEEYVADCASAPVWVLGAGEHVSHTTMSEWDDFTVSPAAVSGRLAFERAGVRPEDVDVAQIYDAFTYMTLVTLEDLGFCGKGEGGAFVEKGRLLRDGELPTNTDGGGLSAQHPGMRGLFLLVEAVRQLRGEAGEGRQVRKAGGRLPEVAVASGTGGWFCSSGTVVLGRG comes from the coding sequence ATGGCTGCTGCTACCGCTTCCGCTACCCGCTCCCCCTCGCCCTCCCCCTCGCCCTCCCGCAAGGTCGCCGTCGTAGGTGTCGCCCTCTCGGACTGCGGCCGGGTCGACGAGGCCACGCCCTACGCCCTGCACGCCCAGGCCGCCCGCCGTGCGCTCGCCGACTCCGGGCTCGGCCGCGACGTCATCGACGGCATCGCGTCGGCGGGCCTCGGCACACTGGCACCGGTCGAGGTCGCCGAGTATCTGGGCCTCAAACCCCGCTGGGTGGACTCGACTTCGGTCGGTGGCGCCACCTGGGAGGTGATGGCCGCGCATGCGGCGGAGGCGATAGCGGCGGGACGGGCGAACGCCGTCCTGCTGGTCTACGGATCGACGGCGCGCGCGGACATCAAGGCGAAACGGCGTACGTCGAATCTGTCGTTCGGCGCGCGGGGGCCGCTGCAGTTCGAAGTCCCGTACGGGCACTCGCTGATCGCCAAGTACGCGATGGCCGCGCGCCGCCATATGCACGAGTACGGCACGACGCTGGAGCAGCTCGCGTCGGTGGCCGTGCAGGCGCGGGCGAACGCCGCGACCAACCCGGACGCGATGTTCCGCGAGCCGATCACGGTGGACGAGGTGCTGAGCGGCCCGATGATCGCGGACCCGTTCACCAAGCTGCACTGCTGCATTCGTTCCGACGGCGGCTGCGCGGTGCTGCTGGCCGCCGAGGAGTACGTGGCCGACTGCGCTTCGGCGCCGGTGTGGGTGCTCGGCGCGGGCGAGCACGTGTCGCACACGACGATGTCGGAGTGGGACGACTTCACCGTCTCCCCGGCGGCGGTGAGCGGGCGGCTCGCGTTCGAGCGGGCGGGGGTGCGGCCGGAGGACGTGGACGTGGCGCAGATCTACGACGCCTTTACGTATATGACGCTGGTGACGCTGGAGGATCTGGGCTTCTGCGGGAAGGGGGAGGGCGGGGCGTTCGTGGAGAAGGGCCGCCTGCTGCGGGACGGGGAGCTGCCGACGAACACGGACGGCGGCGGTCTGTCCGCCCAACACCCCGGAATGCGGGGGCTGTTCCTGCTGGTGGAGGCGGTGCGGCAGCTGCGGGGCGAGGCGGGCGAGGGACGCCAGGTGCGGAAGGCGGGGGGCCGCCTGCCGGAGGTGGCGGTGGCTTCGGGGACCGGGGGGTGGTTCTGCTCTTCGGGGACGGTGGTGCTGGGGCGGGGGTGA
- a CDS encoding acyl-CoA dehydrogenase family protein has protein sequence MDAAFSAEQDEIRRTLREVITKRCGPDEVKAAVRTPAGHDSTLWAALAEQLGLPGLALPETYGGVGCTTAELALGCEELGRALAPTPLFATAVLAAPLILSLGTEEQRAELLPRIAAGELTAALAVPGVGLATALGLVGDNSGDWSGGGRAGGVQARLSDGDWRLYGQAEQVLDGHSAGLLVVAAHAGGFARSRTLLFLVRDGAPGMVRTRQTALDETRTQARVELRDVEAELLGTDESDVPGALAAVGDVAATVVAAEAVGAADRVMERTVEYVQQREQFGRAIGSFQAVKHRLADVYVQVQAARSAAYYAAWAAGAEAAGFGGQGAERAGGLALAQGLDALRTAASEAVQLHGGIGFTWEHEAHLYFKRASSDELLFGPVHRLRARAAERAGLFEGGPAAAALEEAV, from the coding sequence ATGGACGCCGCCTTCAGTGCGGAGCAGGACGAGATCCGCCGCACCCTTCGCGAAGTCATCACCAAACGCTGCGGCCCCGACGAGGTCAAGGCCGCGGTGCGCACCCCGGCAGGCCACGACTCCACCCTCTGGGCGGCCCTCGCCGAACAGCTCGGTCTGCCCGGCCTCGCCCTCCCGGAGACGTACGGAGGAGTCGGCTGCACCACTGCGGAACTGGCCCTCGGGTGTGAGGAGTTGGGCCGGGCCCTCGCCCCGACTCCCCTCTTCGCCACCGCGGTCCTCGCCGCCCCGCTGATCCTCTCCCTCGGCACCGAGGAACAGCGCGCCGAGCTGCTGCCCCGCATCGCCGCGGGCGAGCTGACCGCCGCGCTCGCCGTCCCCGGCGTCGGACTCGCCACGGCCCTCGGTCTCGTCGGAGACAACTCCGGCGACTGGTCGGGCGGCGGCCGCGCGGGCGGCGTACAGGCGAGGCTCTCCGACGGGGATTGGCGGCTGTACGGGCAGGCCGAGCAGGTGCTCGACGGGCACAGCGCGGGCCTCCTTGTCGTGGCCGCGCACGCGGGAGGCTTCGCACGCTCCCGTACGCTCCTCTTCCTCGTACGCGACGGGGCGCCCGGCATGGTGCGCACCCGGCAGACCGCGCTCGACGAGACCCGCACCCAGGCCCGCGTCGAACTGCGCGACGTGGAAGCGGAGTTGCTGGGCACGGACGAGTCGGACGTGCCGGGCGCGCTCGCCGCCGTCGGTGACGTCGCCGCCACCGTCGTCGCCGCGGAGGCCGTCGGCGCCGCGGACCGGGTGATGGAGCGGACCGTCGAATACGTGCAGCAGCGCGAGCAGTTCGGCCGCGCCATCGGTTCCTTCCAGGCGGTCAAGCACCGCCTGGCCGATGTGTATGTGCAGGTCCAGGCAGCGCGCTCGGCCGCCTACTACGCGGCGTGGGCCGCCGGCGCCGAGGCCGCCGGGTTCGGCGGACAGGGCGCCGAACGGGCCGGCGGGCTCGCGCTCGCCCAGGGCCTCGACGCGCTGCGGACCGCCGCGTCCGAAGCCGTACAGCTGCACGGCGGCATCGGCTTCACGTGGGAGCACGAGGCGCATCTGTACTTCAAGCGGGCGTCCAGTGACGAGCTGCTCTTCGGCCCGGTGCACCGGCTGCGGGCGCGGGCGGCGGAACGGGCGGGTCTTTTCGAGGGCGGACCGGCCGCCGCCGCACTGGAAGAGGCCGTCTGA
- a CDS encoding nitroreductase family deazaflavin-dependent oxidoreductase, translating to MPPGLRLIQKVSSTRTFARIAPHFIPAMDRTVHRLTRGKVLLSAKMLPGVILTVRGAKSGLPRRTPLACMPEKDTGGWVLIGSNFGRPGHPAWTANLLANPDADMSWQGEDIPVRARLLRDEEREEAWDAVLAFWPPYATYQSRVEREIRLFRLERRS from the coding sequence ATGCCGCCGGGTCTGCGCCTGATCCAGAAGGTGTCGTCGACGCGCACGTTCGCCAGGATCGCCCCGCACTTCATCCCGGCGATGGACCGCACGGTGCACCGCCTCACCCGCGGCAAGGTCCTGCTCAGCGCGAAGATGCTGCCCGGCGTCATCCTGACGGTGCGCGGCGCGAAGAGCGGACTGCCGAGGCGTACGCCGCTTGCGTGCATGCCGGAGAAGGACACGGGCGGCTGGGTGCTGATCGGGTCCAACTTCGGGCGTCCGGGCCACCCCGCGTGGACGGCCAATCTCCTGGCCAACCCGGACGCGGACATGAGCTGGCAGGGCGAGGACATCCCGGTGCGGGCAAGGCTGTTGAGGGATGAGGAACGGGAGGAGGCGTGGGACGCGGTCCTGGCCTTCTGGCCGCCCTACGCCACGTATCAATCCCGAGTGGAAAGGGAGATACGCCTGTTCCGCCTGGAGAGGCGGAGCTGA
- a CDS encoding TetR family transcriptional regulator translates to MTGQVRTVDGRVAGRRGQATRQKLLDCLSEMLSSSPYRDVKVIDVARKAGTSPATFYQYFPDVEGAVLEIAEQMAAEGAELTQLLDGRSWVGKAGWQTAQELVDGFLDFWRKNDAILRVVDLGAAEGDKRFYKIRMKILNSVNNSLTDTVKELQAKGKVDKDVSPAAMAGSLVAMLAAVASHQRGFQTWGVKQAELKPNLALLVHLGVTGKKPTK, encoded by the coding sequence ATGACAGGACAGGTACGTACCGTCGACGGCCGCGTGGCCGGTCGGCGCGGTCAGGCGACGCGTCAGAAGCTGCTCGACTGCCTCAGCGAGATGCTCAGCTCCTCGCCCTACCGGGACGTCAAAGTCATCGACGTCGCCCGGAAGGCGGGGACTTCACCAGCGACCTTCTACCAGTACTTCCCGGACGTCGAGGGCGCCGTCCTGGAGATTGCCGAGCAAATGGCCGCCGAGGGCGCCGAGTTGACCCAGCTGCTCGACGGGCGGTCCTGGGTCGGCAAGGCGGGGTGGCAGACCGCTCAGGAGCTTGTCGACGGCTTCCTCGACTTCTGGCGCAAGAACGACGCGATCCTCCGGGTCGTCGATCTGGGCGCCGCCGAGGGCGACAAGCGCTTCTACAAGATCCGCATGAAGATCCTCAACTCCGTCAACAACTCCCTTACGGACACGGTCAAGGAACTCCAGGCCAAGGGCAAGGTCGACAAGGACGTCAGCCCGGCGGCCATGGCCGGCTCCCTGGTGGCGATGCTCGCCGCGGTCGCCTCGCACCAGCGGGGGTTCCAGACGTGGGGCGTCAAGCAGGCTGAACTGAAGCCGAATCTGGCGTTGTTGGTGCATTTGGGAGTGACAGGCAAGAAGCCGACGAAGTAG
- a CDS encoding serine/threonine-protein kinase: MVDQLTQHDPRRIGPFEVLGRLGAGGMGLVYLARSASGRRVAIKTVRTELAEDQLFRVRFTREVEAARAVSGFYTAAVVDADPRAAVPWLATAYVPAPSLEEIVNEHGPLPTQAVRWLAAGVAEALESIHGAGLVHRDLKPSNVLVVEDGPRVIDFGIASGVSNTRLTMTNVAVGTPAYMSPEQAKDSRSVTGASDVFSLGSMLVFAATGHAPFHGANPVETVFMLLREGPDLEGLPDELRPLIETCMQMEAALRPSPADLQAQLAPHLFASESEDGDSGTASAWLPERAVALIEARRGGRPPARVAASSSGRSGGRGAAPASSAAAPQPSHAPPAPPSQPPQLGGVPDAGPVRLAGAKVPIGPGPRVADARAAAVAAPPAEAGLAASWSRSKAAANGADPVVPAPTAAPDAGAAWRPWRFRMSNDVWGTPAVAGNLVYVTSFEVHALDVSTGRRSFKTRDVAWSMAVADGRIHASDGPTLYALDGADGSDLWRLPTDAWVYSLHADRGTVVTGTRGGGVQAWEAANGEKLWEITGAQTDFETPEAGPVIHDGTVYVWQNARLRALEARTGEERWSYPIGDAASCGGVPVRLTQAEDGYVYVSAGTRVLAIDVAGGHVRWHFEAPAVFLCPPAFAPGPAVTGGGVYLADYLGTVYALDATDGRDRWRIATESRASIEPVLVADGHVHVGSGKGLYTLDAVTGTPKWRFQAGGEVVGTPVVADRRIHFGSTDRLLYTLKADDGRLRWKLATGGEITGAPVVRDGVVYACSKDRCVYALDAERGTGTARS, from the coding sequence GTGGTGGATCAGCTGACGCAGCACGATCCGAGGCGGATCGGCCCGTTCGAGGTGCTCGGCCGGCTCGGAGCCGGTGGCATGGGCCTTGTCTACCTCGCGCGCTCCGCGTCAGGTCGGCGGGTGGCGATCAAGACGGTGCGGACCGAGCTCGCCGAGGACCAGCTGTTCCGGGTCCGCTTCACGCGCGAGGTCGAGGCCGCACGGGCGGTGTCCGGTTTCTATACGGCCGCCGTCGTGGACGCCGACCCGCGCGCCGCGGTGCCGTGGCTCGCCACCGCGTACGTTCCCGCGCCCTCCCTCGAAGAAATAGTGAATGAGCACGGGCCGCTGCCCACCCAGGCCGTGCGCTGGCTCGCGGCGGGCGTCGCCGAGGCCCTGGAGTCCATCCACGGCGCGGGCCTGGTCCACCGCGACCTCAAGCCGTCGAACGTACTCGTCGTCGAGGACGGACCCCGCGTCATCGACTTCGGCATCGCGTCCGGCGTCTCCAACACCCGGCTGACCATGACGAACGTCGCGGTGGGCACCCCCGCGTACATGTCGCCCGAGCAGGCGAAGGACTCGCGCAGCGTCACCGGCGCGAGCGATGTCTTCTCGCTCGGCTCGATGCTCGTCTTCGCCGCGACCGGCCACGCGCCCTTCCACGGCGCGAACCCCGTCGAGACCGTCTTCATGCTGCTCCGGGAAGGCCCTGACCTGGAGGGACTCCCGGACGAGCTGCGTCCGCTCATCGAGACGTGCATGCAGATGGAGGCGGCGCTTCGGCCCAGCCCCGCTGACCTCCAGGCCCAGCTCGCGCCGCACCTCTTCGCCTCCGAGAGCGAGGACGGCGACAGCGGTACGGCCTCCGCGTGGCTGCCGGAGCGGGCCGTCGCCCTCATCGAGGCCCGCAGGGGCGGCCGCCCGCCCGCACGGGTCGCCGCTTCCTCGTCCGGCAGGAGCGGCGGGCGGGGCGCGGCCCCCGCCTCCTCCGCCGCCGCGCCGCAGCCCTCGCACGCGCCGCCCGCCCCGCCGTCCCAGCCGCCGCAGCTCGGTGGCGTGCCGGACGCGGGTCCTGTGCGTCTTGCCGGGGCGAAGGTGCCGATCGGGCCTGGCCCCCGGGTGGCCGACGCCCGCGCCGCAGCCGTGGCCGCACCGCCCGCCGAGGCCGGCCTCGCCGCGTCCTGGTCGCGCTCCAAGGCCGCGGCGAACGGCGCCGACCCCGTGGTGCCCGCGCCCACCGCGGCGCCGGACGCGGGGGCGGCCTGGCGGCCGTGGCGTTTCCGTATGTCGAATGACGTATGGGGCACGCCCGCCGTCGCCGGGAACCTGGTCTACGTCACGTCCTTCGAGGTGCACGCCCTGGACGTGAGCACGGGCCGCCGCAGCTTCAAGACACGGGACGTCGCCTGGTCCATGGCGGTCGCCGACGGACGTATCCACGCATCCGACGGCCCCACGCTGTACGCGCTCGACGGCGCCGACGGCTCGGACCTGTGGCGGCTGCCCACCGACGCCTGGGTGTACTCCCTGCACGCCGACCGGGGCACGGTCGTCACCGGCACGCGCGGCGGCGGCGTACAGGCCTGGGAGGCGGCGAACGGCGAGAAGCTCTGGGAGATCACCGGAGCCCAGACCGACTTCGAGACCCCCGAAGCGGGCCCCGTCATCCACGACGGCACGGTCTACGTCTGGCAGAACGCGCGCCTGCGCGCCCTGGAGGCACGCACCGGCGAGGAGCGCTGGTCGTACCCGATCGGCGACGCGGCATCCTGCGGGGGCGTACCGGTCCGCCTGACGCAGGCGGAGGACGGCTACGTATACGTGTCCGCCGGGACCCGCGTCCTCGCGATCGACGTGGCGGGCGGCCACGTCCGCTGGCACTTCGAGGCGCCCGCCGTCTTCCTGTGCCCGCCGGCGTTCGCGCCGGGGCCCGCGGTGACGGGTGGTGGCGTGTATCTCGCCGACTACCTGGGCACTGTGTACGCCCTCGACGCCACCGACGGCCGTGATCGCTGGCGTATCGCCACGGAGTCCCGGGCGTCGATCGAGCCGGTGCTCGTCGCCGACGGCCATGTCCACGTGGGCAGCGGCAAGGGCCTCTACACGCTGGACGCCGTGACGGGCACGCCGAAGTGGCGCTTCCAGGCGGGCGGCGAGGTCGTCGGCACGCCGGTGGTCGCCGACCGGCGCATCCACTTCGGCTCGACCGACCGCCTGCTGTACACGCTGAAGGCCGACGACGGCCGCCTGCGCTGGAAGCTGGCCACCGGGGGAGAGATCACCGGGGCGCCCGTGGTGCGGGACGGCGTCGTGTACGCGTGCAGCAAGGACCGGTGCGTTTACGCGCTGGACGCGGAGCGGGGGACCGGGACGGCGCGGTCCTAG
- a CDS encoding enoyl-CoA hydratase/isomerase family protein, with protein sequence MSPERTLNIRTDKETGVAVVTLDRPARHNAIDQDTAAELTAAWREFRFDDTVRAIVLTGAGEKAFCTGIDRDTDVPQPNSPYSMDDPLLTIGPKANDLWKPVIAAVNGMACGGAFYLIGEAEFVIAAEHATFFDPHTTYGMVSAYESIHMAQRMPYGEIARMSLMGSAERVSARRAYETGLVSELTTPEELLPTATKAAEVIASHPTEAVQGTVRALWSSREAARTHALAQAPHLITLGNLPPERQAELFTGRGSGHRTR encoded by the coding sequence ATGAGCCCCGAGAGGACCCTGAACATACGGACCGACAAGGAGACGGGCGTCGCGGTCGTCACCCTCGACCGCCCCGCCCGCCACAACGCCATAGACCAAGACACGGCTGCCGAACTCACCGCCGCCTGGCGGGAGTTCCGCTTCGACGACACCGTACGGGCCATCGTCCTCACCGGCGCCGGCGAGAAGGCGTTCTGCACCGGCATCGACCGCGACACGGACGTCCCGCAGCCCAACTCCCCCTACTCCATGGACGATCCGCTCCTGACCATCGGCCCCAAGGCCAACGACCTCTGGAAGCCGGTCATCGCCGCCGTCAACGGAATGGCCTGCGGCGGTGCCTTCTATCTCATCGGCGAGGCGGAGTTCGTGATCGCCGCCGAGCACGCCACGTTCTTCGACCCGCACACGACGTACGGCATGGTCAGCGCCTACGAGTCGATCCACATGGCGCAGCGGATGCCGTACGGGGAGATCGCGCGGATGTCGCTGATGGGGTCGGCGGAACGGGTCTCGGCCCGCCGCGCGTACGAGACGGGCCTCGTCTCCGAGCTCACGACGCCCGAGGAACTCCTCCCCACCGCCACGAAGGCCGCCGAGGTCATCGCGTCTCACCCCACCGAGGCGGTCCAGGGCACGGTGCGCGCGCTCTGGTCGTCCAGGGAGGCGGCCCGCACGCACGCCTTGGCGCAGGCGCCGCATCTGATCACGCTCGGCAATCTGCCGCCGGAACGGCAGGCGGAACTGTTCACGGGCCGCGGCTCCGGCCACCGGACGAGATGA
- a CDS encoding Zn-ribbon domain-containing OB-fold protein — protein sequence MADATQKTEPLLTPTIDTDGAPFWEYAAQGELRIQACTACGELRFPPRPCCPHCQSFESEWRRMSGKARIWSYVRPHPPLLPAYAEHAPYNAIIVELADAPRIRLVGNLVATPDAPLNSVDPERLRIGAKVQIAFTEIDGIAMPRWLLERP from the coding sequence ATGGCAGACGCGACGCAAAAGACCGAGCCCCTGCTGACCCCCACGATCGACACAGACGGCGCCCCTTTCTGGGAGTACGCCGCCCAGGGCGAACTCCGCATACAAGCCTGCACCGCCTGCGGCGAGCTCCGGTTCCCGCCCAGGCCCTGCTGCCCCCACTGCCAGTCCTTCGAAAGCGAGTGGCGCCGCATGAGCGGCAAGGCCCGCATCTGGTCCTACGTACGCCCCCACCCACCCCTGCTCCCCGCGTACGCGGAACACGCCCCGTACAACGCGATCATCGTCGAACTGGCCGACGCCCCCCGCATCCGCCTGGTCGGCAACCTCGTGGCCACCCCCGACGCCCCCCTGAACTCCGTCGACCCCGAACGCCTCCGCATCGGCGCGAAGGTCCAGATCGCCTTCACCGAGATCGACGGCATAGCGATGCCCCGCTGGCTCCTGGAGCGGCCATGA
- a CDS encoding lipid-transfer protein translates to MASLKDATAIVGIGQTAFAKQLPEDEKTLACRTIVAALDDAGIAPSEVDAFASYTMEETDEVEVAKAIGAGDVTHFSKVGYGGGGSCATIAHLAAAVATGQASVGVAWRSRKRGSGPRPWKNTAVQLPTPAQWTRPFGLLRPADEIGMLARRYMHEYGATRDHLFNVALACRNRANQNPAAMMYERPLTRDMYMTSRWISEPLCLFDNCLETDGALACVIVSAERARDCRQKPVYVHSVAQGLPAQHHGMVNYWNDDPLTGPAWTAARHLWKQADFGPEDVDVAQIYDAFTPLIPLSLEGYGFCGRGEGGAFTEGGALESGGRLPINTGGGGLSEAYVHGFNLINEGVKQLRGTSTAQVPDAATCLVTAGEGVPTSAVLLRAP, encoded by the coding sequence ATGGCTTCACTCAAAGACGCTACAGCGATAGTCGGGATCGGACAGACCGCGTTCGCGAAACAACTGCCCGAGGACGAGAAGACGTTGGCGTGCCGCACCATCGTCGCCGCGCTCGACGACGCGGGCATCGCACCGTCCGAGGTCGACGCGTTCGCCTCGTACACGATGGAGGAGACGGACGAGGTCGAGGTCGCCAAGGCGATCGGCGCCGGAGACGTCACCCACTTCAGCAAGGTCGGCTACGGCGGCGGCGGTTCCTGCGCCACCATCGCGCACCTCGCGGCCGCCGTCGCCACCGGACAGGCGAGCGTCGGCGTCGCATGGCGCTCCCGGAAGCGGGGCAGCGGCCCGCGCCCCTGGAAGAACACGGCGGTCCAACTCCCCACCCCCGCCCAGTGGACCCGCCCCTTCGGGCTGCTCCGCCCGGCCGACGAGATCGGGATGCTCGCCCGCCGGTATATGCACGAGTACGGCGCGACCCGCGACCACCTCTTCAACGTCGCCCTCGCCTGCCGCAACCGCGCCAACCAGAACCCGGCCGCGATGATGTACGAACGTCCGCTGACCCGCGACATGTATATGACGTCACGCTGGATCAGCGAACCGCTCTGCCTCTTCGACAACTGCCTTGAGACCGATGGTGCGTTGGCGTGCGTCATCGTCTCGGCCGAGCGGGCCCGCGACTGCCGCCAGAAGCCCGTGTACGTCCACTCCGTCGCCCAGGGGCTGCCCGCGCAGCACCACGGGATGGTCAACTACTGGAACGACGACCCGCTGACGGGCCCCGCCTGGACGGCGGCCCGACACCTGTGGAAGCAGGCGGACTTCGGGCCGGAGGATGTGGACGTGGCGCAGATCTACGACGCCTTCACACCGCTGATCCCGCTGTCGCTCGAAGGGTACGGCTTCTGCGGTCGAGGCGAGGGCGGCGCGTTCACGGAGGGCGGCGCGCTGGAGAGCGGCGGCCGCCTCCCGATCAACACCGGTGGCGGCGGCCTGAGCGAGGCGTACGTCCACGGCTTCAACCTGATCAACGAGGGCGTGAAGCAGCTGCGGGGCACGAGCACGGCCCAGGTCCCGGATGCGGCCACTTGCCTGGTGACGGCAGGAGAGGGAGTCCCAACGTCGGCGGTGCTACTGCGGGCCCCGTAA